From a region of the Helianthus annuus cultivar XRQ/B chromosome 5, HanXRQr2.0-SUNRISE, whole genome shotgun sequence genome:
- the LOC110944017 gene encoding uncharacterized protein LOC110944017, whose translation MPNVPDNYTSGLNNQLIMKELSYDRAILKKELAASLKSLTDEQRKVYQTVMNAVVKGNGGVFFLYGYGGTDGGRTAHSRFVIPINVNEDSICSIEPNSELGGLIKQTKMIIWDEAPMTHKHCFEALDRTMRDIARSYNPSLQNKPFGGKIVLFGGDFRQILPVIPKGTTSMIVNSSLNSSYIWQDCQLLKLTENMRLKMGTKSSNFNETKEFAEWILRLGDGLLGGLNDGEVEIEIPDDLLILDAVNLISSLIAFTYSDMQKFLCNSNYFQQRAILAPTNEVMDSINTELLNSMPGEEKIYLSSDTLCESEDQTDLNMALFPPDVLNKLHLSGLSNHKLVLKVGAPVMLLRNIDQTNGLCNGTRLQVTKLGKLVIEAKIITGNNIGHHTLISRLKMTPSDKRIPVKIARRQFPLSLCFARTINKSQG comes from the exons ATGCCAAATGTTCCTGACAACTACACTTCAGGATTGAACAATCAATTGATAATGAAGGAACTTTCGTATGATCGGGCTATCTTAAAAAAGGAACTTGCAGCTTCCCTAAAATCTTTAACTGATGAACAGCGAAAAGTGTATCAAACCGTAATGAATGCAGTTGTTAAAGGAAATGGAGGAGTTTTCTTTCTATATGGTTACGGTGGAACTG ATGGTGGTAGAACGGCTCATTCCAGGTTTGTAATTCCGATAAATGTTAACGAGGATTCTATATGCTCTATTGAACCAAACAGTGAGCTAGGAGGCTTAATCAAACAAACTAAGATGATAATCTGGGATGAAGCGCCAATGACACATAAGCATTGTTTTGAAGCTCTGGATAGAACAATGAGAGATATAGCCCGTTCCTATAATCCGTCCTTGCAGAACAAACCTTTTGGTGGAAAGATTGTGCTTTTTGGCGGTGATTTTAGACAAATCCTTCCAGTCATTCCAAAAGGTACCACAAGCATGATTGTAAATTCTTCATTGAATTCTTCTTATATATGGCAGGATTGTCAGTTACTCAAGTTAACTGAAAACATGAGGTTAAAAATGGGTACCAAATCAAGTAATTTTAACGAGACCAAGGAATTTGCTGAATGGATTTTAAGGCTTGGTGATGGTCTACTTGGTGGTCTAAATGATGGAGAAGTGGAAATTGAAATTCCAGATGATTTACTTATACTCGATGCCGTCAATCTTATATCTTCATTGATCGCTTTCACATATTCGGATATGCAAAAGTTTTTATGCAATTCAAATTACTTCCAACAAAGAGCCATTCTTGCACCCACAAATGAAGTTATGGATTCAATAAATACAGAACTGTTAAATAGTATGCCTGGTGAAGAAAAGATATATCTCAGTTCAGATACTTTATGTGAGTCTGAGGATCAAACCGACCTTAACATGGCATTGTTTCCTCCGGATGTATTAAACAAATTGCATCTATCAGGATTATCTAACCATAAATTGGTTCTCAAAGTTGGAGCTCCGGTAATGTTACTTAGAAACATTGATCAAACAAATGGTCTGTGTAACGGTACACGACTTCAAGTAACAAAACTTGGAAAACTTGTAATTGAAGCAAAGATTATTACTGGAAATAATATAggtcatcatactttgatttcaagATTGAAAATGACACCGTCCGATAAAAGAATACCGGTGAAAATTGCACGAAGACAGTTCCCATTATCTCTATGCTTTGCAAGGACCATCAACAAAAGCCAGGGATAA
- the LOC110944019 gene encoding uncharacterized protein LOC110944019 has product MLDSCNPLVKSFRMVRDCFKQNDWQNVRLKLIGIRDKDGRVFNLPTAEEIASLIIGDFDGAFDKRDIIVQTKSGDLQRISELHPSYLALQYPLIFPYAEDGFRLGIKHRVIYTIEFQKRGLPHAHICLFLSAESKFPTAKEIDLVISAEIPDKEMDASLYELVKQFMIHGPCGTDNPHSPCMVNLKCSKKFLKKYVDETCIDFEGYPVYRRRQSCNTVEKNGVLLDNRFVVPYNAMLLKKYQCHINVEWCNQTGSIKYLFKYINKGPDRVTASVYESTSTANVNPQNKEMTNNENLSNETEVDEVKAYLDCRYISACEAAWRIFKFDIHYRHPSIEILPFHYEDGQAIVYEDNSNLCDVVSNPTVKMSMFTEWMKGNQTDAFARTLKYIEFSRYFVWIRKTRKWVRRKKPFGAVGGIHYVPPSLGDCYFLRILLNHVIGPMSFNDIKTVDGKIYHTFKDACFARGLLDDDKEYLMAINEASAWATSDFLRTFFVMLLMSNSISRPDLVLKEEEIENIC; this is encoded by the exons AGAAATTGCTTCCTTAATAATTGGTGATTTTGATGGAGCATTTGATAAAagggatatcatagttcaaacaAAATCAGGCGATCTTCAGAGAATCAGTGAGCTCCATCCCTCTTATCTTGCATTGCAATATCCACTTATCTTCCCATATGCAGAAGATGGATTTAGACTTGGTATTAAACATCGAG TTATTTATACAATCGAATTTCAGAAACGTGGTCTACCTCATGCTCATATATGTTTGTTCTTAAGTGCCGAGAGCAAATTTCCAACGGCTAAAGAAATCGATTTGGTTATTAGTGCTGAAATACCTGACAAAGAGATGGATGCTTCACTGTATGAACTTGTCAAACAATTTATGATCCATGGTCCTTGTGGTACAGACAATCCTCATTCTCCATGCATGGTTAATTTAAAATGTTCGAAGAAGTTTCTGAAAAAATATGTAGATGAGACTTGTATTGATTTTGAAGGATATCCTGTCTACCGACGTCGTCAATCATGCAACACAGTAGAAAAAAATGGCGTCTTACTTGACAATAGGTTTGTGGTTCCGTACAATGCTATGCTACTCAAAAAGTATCAGTGCCACATAAATGTTGAGTGGTGTAACCAAACAGGATCCATCAAATATCTCTTCAAATACATTAATAAGGGTCCGGATAGAGTGACAGCTTCTGTTTATGAAAGTACCTCCACTGCTAATGTGAACCCTCAAAACAAGGAAATGACAAATAATGAAAATCTCTCAAACGAAACAGAAGTAGATGAAGTTAAAGCATATCTTGATTGTAGATATATTTCAGCGTGTGAAGCTGCTTGGAGAATCTTTAAGTTTGACATACACTATCGGCATCCATCTATTGAAATATTACCTTTTCACTATGAAGATGGTCAGGCTATTGTTTATGAAGATAATTCAAACTTGTGTGACGTGGTCAGTAACCCAACTGTGAAAATGTCTATGTTCACAGAATGGATGAAAGGTAATCAAACGGATGCATTTGCTAGAACTTTGAAGTATATAGAGTTCTCCAGATACTTTGTATGGATACGCAAAACACGAAAGTGGGTACGTAGAAAAAAACCTTTTGGTGCAGTTGGTGGGATACATTATGTACCTCCATCACTTGGTGATTGTTATTTCTTGAGAATTTTATTGAATCACGTTATAGGACCAATGAGTTTCAATGATATAAAAACAGTTGATGGAAAAATATATCATACTTTTAAAGATGCATGTTTCGCTCGCGGTCTGTTGGACGATGATAAGGAGTATTTAATGGCCATTAATGAAGCAAGTGCATGGGCTACTTCTGATTTCTTGCGTACATTTTTTGTAATGCTCTTGATGTCAAACTCCATTTCTAGGCCGG ATTTGGTTCTTAAAGAGGAAGagattgaaaacatttgttaG